A section of the Telopea speciosissima isolate NSW1024214 ecotype Mountain lineage chromosome 3, Tspe_v1, whole genome shotgun sequence genome encodes:
- the LOC122656563 gene encoding 60S ribosomal protein L12 has product MPPKFDPSQVVDVYVRVTGGEVGAASSLAPKIGPLGLSPKKIGEDIAKETAKDWKGLRVTVKLTVQNRQAKVSVVPSAAALVIKALKEPERDRKKTKNIKHSGNISLDDVIEIAKVMKPRSMAKDLSGTVKEILGTCVSVGCTVDGKDPKDLQQEITDGDVEIPLD; this is encoded by the coding sequence ATGCCTCCAAAGTTCGATCCATCTCAGGTCGTAGATGTGTATGTCAGAGTTACAGGAGGTGAGGTTGGTGCGGCGAGTTCACTTGCTCCCAAGATTGGTCCTCTCGGTCTGTCTCCGAAGAAGATCGGAGAAGACATTGCCAAAGAAACTGCCAAGGACTGGAAGGGCCTTCGAGTGACAGTGAAGCTCACCGTCCAGAACCGACAGGCCAAGGTTTCCGTCGTGCCGTCGGCGGCTGCTCTTGTTATCAAGGCCCTCAAGGAGCCTGAGCGAGATCGGAAGAAGACTAAGAACATCAAACACTCGGGTAACATCTCTCTCGATGATGTCATTGAAATTGCCAAAGTAATGAAACCCAGATCCATGGCAAAGGACCTGAGCGGTACTGTTAAGGAGATCCTTGGTACATGCGTCTCCGTTGGTTGCACGGTTGATGGAAAGGACCCTAAGGATCTGCAGCAGGAGATAACTGATGGTGACGTTGAGATTCCTCTGGATTAA